A region of Amblyraja radiata isolate CabotCenter1 chromosome 22, sAmbRad1.1.pri, whole genome shotgun sequence DNA encodes the following proteins:
- the bfar gene encoding bifunctional apoptosis regulator — translation MEGDAGIRHEHQWKNKYEESDAYTLTEPSYQLSANEFSCHCCYEILVNPTTLNCGHSFCRHCLALWWDASRKTECPECREKWEGFPKVNIVLRDAVEKLFPDDVIRRRMETQNDIKISHSILAFEKFGSEQSRVVDHSGQWRRGGGFFSGVLTSLTCAAVVLLVYLWSRETEQDHLVHKPVMKWTAKEVAVWLEQLGQWTTVYKDRFLEEEVNGRLLLTLGEEEFSKPPFNIERELHRKAILMELDNVKTLGVKPPQNLWEYKAMNVGKSLFLLYALKSSPRLTMLYLYLFDYSEIFLPLIHTISPKKTEMTEDADIFRKYWSDDISLKQWAEFLVKYSLIPYQLIVEFAWDWMDLHYWTARFIIFNAVLLSVLEGFAFWRLWSRGGLRTIPQKMWSHFWKVSSQGILVAILWPIIPQFVCDCLFYWALYFNPIINIDLVVKEVRRLETEHL, via the exons ATGGAGGGTGATGCAGGAATCCGTCACGAGCATCAATGGAAGAACAAGTACGAGGAGTCAGACGCCTACACCTTaacagaaccatcctatcagCTCTCTGCCAATGAATTTTCCTGCCACTGTTGCTATGAGATATTGGTAAACCCAACGACTTTGAACTGTGGCCACAGTTTCTGCCGACATTGCTTGGCACTGTGGTGGGATGCTTCCAGGAAAACGGAATGCCCAGAATGCAGAGAAAAATGGGAGGGATTTCCGAAAGTCAACATTGTCTTAAG agatgcagttGAGAAGCTGTTCCCTGATGATGTCATAAGACGACGGATGGAGACACAGAACGACATAAAAATCTCACATAGCATCTTGGCTTTCGAGAAATTTGGCAGTGAGCAGTCAAGGGTTGTCGACCATTCGGGGCAATGGCGACGAGGCGGGGGCTTTTTCTCAGGAGTACTAACTTCTTTAACCTGTGCGGCG GTGGTACTTCTAGTTTATCTCTGGAGCCGAGAAACTGAACAAGATCATCTTGTACACAAACCCGTGATGAAATGGACAGCAAAAGAAGTGGCAGTCTGGTTGGAGCAATTGGGTCAATGGACTACTGTTTACAAGGACAGGTTTCTGGAGGAGGAAGTCAATGGAAG gtTATTGCTGACTCTAGGTGAAGAAGAATTTTCAAAACCTCCTTTCAACATTGAGAGAGAACTTCATAGGAAAGCTATTCTAATGGAATTGGACAATGTAAAAACACTTGGAGTTAAACCTCCCCAGAATCTTTGGGAATACAAG GCAATGAATGTTGGCAAGTCACTGTTCCTGCTGTATGCACTGAAGAGCTCCCCACGGCTGACAATGCTGTACCTCTACCTGTTTGATTACTCGGAAATATTTCTGCCCCTTATCCACACCATTTCTCCCAAGAAGACTGAGATGACAGAGGATGCAGATATTTTTCGCAAGTACTGG TCTGATGACATCAGCTTGAAGCAGTGGGCTGAGTTCCTTGTGAAATACTCCCTGATACCTTATCAGTTGATTGTTGAATTTGCTTGGGATTGGATGGACTTGCACTACTGGACGGCACGTTTTATAATTTTCAACGCAGTGCTTCTGTCCGTCCTGGAAGGTTTTGCATTCTGGAGACTTTGGTCAAGAGGAGGACTCAG GACCATCCCTCAGAAAATGTGGAGCCATTTTTGGAAAGTATCAAGCCAAGGAATCCTTGTTGCGATTTTGTGGCCAATAATTCCTCAGTTTGTTTGTGACTGTTTATTTTACTGGGCATTGTACTTCAATCCCATCATAAATATCGACCTGGTGGTCAAGGAAGTGCGCCGCCTAGAAACTGAACACTTGTGA